In Phycisphaerae bacterium RAS2, the DNA window GCCATTGGTTGAAAACTCACAGGGCTGTCGCCGTGCGTCACATTCAGTTAGCAACCGCTCACATCTGGCTTTTCCGCTTGGCCATGGGCGATCAGCCCCAGTTCCGCCGGCTTGGCCCGGGCGGATTGGTATTGCTCGAAGCCGCTGGTTTTGCATTGCGCACCCCCGGCATTGCTGCATGGCCCATTCGCGGAACACGACCCAAGTTTCGGTTTCGGTCGAACGTGGTAGCACCGGCGTCTCGCCGGTGAACATCACACTCCTCCCCGTGCAACTGCTTGAAGCAATGGCGCCCTCGGTTGACTCACCCCCACCGCATCACTGCAACCGACTTAGCAGAGCCTTCGACAAACAGCGGCACGCTTCATCGCCCGGAGGGCGCACGCACGTAGCCGCCGGCTTCAGCCGCCGGACAAAGGTTCATCCAATAGATCTCGTCCGGAGGACGAACGAAGATGAACTTTGACTCAAGATGCATTGGGTTCCGAGCGAGAAGGCATCGCCTTCGTCCGCCCCGCTGGGCGGTGATAAGCAAAAAGTCTAGATAAGCCCGGTGCCCAGGGGCTTGCTCGCTTCGCTCGCCGCGCCCCTGGCAACGTCCGTGCGCCCTGCGGGCGAAGAGCCGTTCGGCACTGTGCTGGGGCACGTTCTAGCTGTCAAACAATAGAGATCAGAATCAAACAAGCTGCGCCCCCTTTGTTCCTCCCTCTCGACTCATGGCTTTTTTCCTTTGTCCCACATGTGTATAATTAAACGTCATGCGTGCCCTGTTCCGCTCACGCCTTGCCCTCATCGCTTCCGCGATGGCGGGCGCATTGCTGCCTGCCTGGTCTGTCCGCGCGCAATTAATCTTCGAGGGAAGCATCATTCGGTCCAGGATTAACGTAGGAACTCCTACGCCTCCCTCTCATTCGCAAAGCTTGAACATTCAATCCTTCCCGGTTCATACGACGCTTACGGCCCAGGTCGGCGACGCCGTTAACGCGTCCATGTTCGACATGGAGCTTAACGGAAACTTCGCTGATTGGCGGATGACTCCATCGCACCGACTGACAGGAATCAATGGGTTTCTCACGTCCACGGGAGGCGTACTGATAAGGCCGTCCGTCGACAGCTTGTTCTCCGTCGATGCTTGGTTCAACTACCATCATCCGAGTTCGTTCCTCGGCAATGCAGTCCTTTCTACAAGAATTCTCATTCCCGGGTCCGGTGGAAATCCGCCGCAGGTGCTTTTTACCGCGACTGATTTCGACGGCACGTTCGGTCTCGGCCCACCTGTTGGCACGCTGGCTATCAACGGCTCCTACGTGCTCTCGGCGGGCGTCACTTACGAAATCGACTTCTTCGCTCGCTCCGACAATTATTCCATCCCACCGCCCGGTGCGGAGTGGCTCGGCAACGGCGAGCTTCACATCACCATCAATCCCATCCCCGAACCATCCACTCTCGCGCTGCTAGCCACTGCGGTTCCATTTCTGGTCCGTCACCGCAAATCGTGCGACGGGGCGCGACCCTGAAGATCAGGCGCGGGGATGGGATTCGCTCTCCATCATTTAACGTAGTGCAAACCGCGGCGTGCAGGTATGATGCCCGCTTCGTTCTACCTGAATCGCCGCCCGGTTCGTGGGGCGGCCCAGCCGATTCGTTCACGGGAGTGACTCATGCGCAGATTCGTCCGTTCGTATTCATGTTTCGTCGTTTTCGCCCTTGTCGCCTCGCTGGCGGCATCACTGGCCGCGTCGCCCTGCGCTCGCGCCGGTGAGGCTATCACCTACCCCAAGACCAAGACGGTCGATCAGGTGGACGAGCTTCATGGGAAGAAGATCGCCGACCCGTACCGCTGGTTGGAGGACCTCGACGGCGCCGACACGAAGAACTGGGTCGAGGCGCAGAACAAGGTGACCTTCGGATACCTCGAGACGATCGCGCCGCGCAAGTTGATCAAGGAGCGGCTGACAAAACTGTGGAACTACGAGCGCTTCGGCGCGCCGTTCAAGGAGGGTGGGCGGTACTTCATCTCCAAGAACGACGGCCTGCAGAATCAAAGCGTCTTCTACACGATGGAGACGCTCGACGCCGAGCCGCAACTGCTGCTCGATCCCAACACGTTCTCGAAGGACGGCACGGTCGCGCTTTCCGGCATGGCCATCAGCGAAGACGGCAAGCACCTGGCCTATGGCGTGTCGGACGCCGGCTCGGACTGGCAGACGTGGAAGGTGATGGACATCGCGTCGCGCAAGGACCTGCCCGACGTGATCAAGTGGGTGAAGTTCTCCGGGGCCGACTGGACGAAGGACGGCAAGGGGTTCTTTTACAGCCGCTACGACGAACCGAAGGACGGCAACGCCCTGTCGAAGGTGAATTACTACCACAAGCTGTATTACCACAAGCTGGGCGACCCGCAGGATAAAGATACGCTGGTCTATAAGCGAGACGATCAGAAGGAATGGGGCTTCGCCGGCGGCGTGACCGAGGACGGCCGCTACCTGATCGTGAACATCTGGCTGGGCACGGAGCAGAAGAATCGCGTCTATTACAAGGACCTGGCGAAGGCCGATGCCCAGGTGACGCCGCTGCTCGACGATTTCGACGCCGAGTATGACTTCATCGACAACGAAGGCCCGGTGTTCTGGTTCAAGACGGATCTGAACGCCCCGCGCGGCCGTGTGATCGCCGTGGATACGACCAAGCCGCAGCGCGAGAACTGGAAGGAGTTGATCCCCGAGGCGAAAGAGACGCTTCAGGGCGTGGGCGTCGTGGGCGAGAAGTTTTTCTGCAACTACTTGAAAGACGCGCAGACCGAAGTGCGCGTCTGCGGGCTGGACGGCAAGTTCATCCGCAACGTGGACCTGCCGGGGATCGGCTCGGCCGGCGGCTTCGGCGGCAAGCGAAAGGACAAAGAGACGTTCTACTCGTTCACGAGTTTCTCGGTTCCCGGCACGATTTATCGCTACGACATCGAGAAGGGCCGCAGCACCGTCTTCAAGCAGCCGAAGGTGGATTTCAACCCCGACAACTACGACGTGAAGCAGGTCTTCTACAGCAGCAAGGACGGCACGCAGGTGCCGATGTTCATCGTCCATCGCAAGGGCATCAAGCTCGACGGCAACAATCCGACCTACCTGTACGGCTACGGCGGGTTCAACATCTCGCTGACGCCGAGCTTCTCGGTGAGCAACCTCGTGTGGATGGAGATGGGCGGCGTCTATGCGATGGCCAACCTGCGCGGCGGCGGCGAATACGGCAAGGCCTGGCACGACGCCGGCCGGCTGCACAACAAGCAAAACGTCTTTGACGACTTCATCGCCGCGGCCCAGTGGCTCATCGAGAACAAGTACACCCGCCCGGCCAAGCTCTCCATCGGCGGCGGCAGCAACGGCGGCCTGCTTGTCGGCGCGTGCATGACCCAACGGCCGGAGCTGTTCGGCGCGGCGTTGCCGGCCGTCGGCGTGCTGGACATGCTGCGGTTTGAAAAGTTCACCATCGGCTGGGCCTGGCGCAGCGACTACGGCACCGTCGAGAAGAAGGACGACTTCGAGTACATGCTCACGTACTCGCCGCTGCACAACGTGAAGAAGGGCACGAAGTATCCGGCGACGATGATCACCACCGGCGATCACGATGACCGCGTCGTACCCAATCACAGTTTCAAGTTTGCATCGGCCCTCCAGGCCGCTCACGAAGGCGACAACCCGGTGTTGATTCGCATCGAGACGCGCGCCGGCCACGGCGCCGGCAAGCCCACGATGATGATCATCGAGGAGCAGGCCGATCGCTGGGCTTTCCTTGTGAAGGCGCTGGACATGAGCGAGGCGGCGATGCAACTGGGCACGACAAAGATGGAGCCGGCGAATCGCGGAAGCCGCGCGGACTGAATCACGCCGGCAATGCTTCGTGATCCGGAGAGGCCCCAGGCAAGTGCCCGGGGCTTGGGAAGCGGAGCGGCGCGCGATTCGTTCGCCGCGAGATACGTGCGACGCGCGATCCGTACTACGCGCGAAACGCACGAAGCGCGTTCGTGATTCTTGAGCCGATTGACATGCTTCGCATCAACGCCGAATTATCCATTCCGCTGCGCGAGCTGCGATTCACGTTCAGCCGCAGCAGCGGACCAGGCGGTCAGAACGTCAACAAAGTCTCGACGCGCGTCACGCTGCTGTTCGACGTGGCGAGCAGCCCTTCTTTATCCGATCTGCAGCGCGAACGAATCTCGCGGGCCCTGGCATCGCGCCTGACACAGGATGGCATCTTGCGAATCGACGCGGGCGAGGCGCGCTCGCAGGCCGCCAACCGCGAGATGGCCGTCGAGCGATTCACGCGGCTGCTGGCCGGCGCCCTGCGCGTTCGCAAGAAGCGAACAAAGACCAGGCCGACGCGCGCGTCCGTCGAGCGCCGACTGGGCGAGAAGTCCCGGCGCAGCGAGCGCAAGCGGTGGCGATCGGGACGATCCGGCGATTCCGATTAACGTGGAAGACTCGCGCAAGATTGCCTGCGCAATCGGCTCTTTGTGGGTCACGATACGAACGGATTATGCCGGCGCTCGCGGCCGATGGTCGTCACCGGCCCGTGCCCGCTGTAGGACTTCGTCTCATCGGGCAAGACCAGCAGCCGCTCCTTGATGTTGCGAATCAGCCGGTCGTGGTCGCTGTGATGGAAGTCGGTGCGACCGATGGAGCTGTGAAAGAGGGCATCGCCGACGATCACGACGCCCGCCGCGGCGCAGTACAGGCTGCGCCCGCCCGGCGAATGGCCCGAAGTGTCAAGGATGTGCCACGTCGAACCGTCCAGTTCAATCGAGCCGCCGTGCGGCAGATCAAGCGTTTCCTTCACGCCGGTCGAAAACGGAATGCCGATGTCCGCCGAGAGGTTCTCGCGCGGGTCGTTCAGCGCCTTGCTTTCCTCGTTGGCGATGTACACCGGCAGGCCGCTGAACTGCCCGAGAATCTCGGGAATCCCCGCGATGTGATCGGCGTGTGCATGGGTGAGCACGATTGCCGCGGGAGTCAGCTTGTTCGTGGTCACATATCGCGCGATCTCCGACGCCGACGGCGGCAATCCGGGATCAATGATCCAGCACGCACCGCCCGCCCGGCACGAAACGATGTAAGCGTTCTCGCCGAAGCTCGGCTCGGTCACGCAGTGAATCGAAACAGGGTTCGCCATGGTGTTGCGCAAGGTTTCGGGGTGTACAAGGCTACCGCCCTGCAACGTAACCCAACACACGGCGACCGTCGAGCACGAGAAAGGCCCCGTCGCGAAGATACACGCCTCCGAACGCCGTCAGCGGCGGTGTCACAATCGACGCGCCACCCGCCGAGGTCTCTCCCTGTTTTTGCGCAACCCGCGTCCGCCTCGGCTGCCCGCTCTCCAGATCAAACGCGAGAATGCGAAGGCTTCGTGCCCGGTCGCGCGCCGCCGCGTCGTCCGGCATCGTCGTCGGCACATCCGAAAGGGATCCGAACGCCGCGCGTTCTGCCCGCGCCTCCGCGGAGCCGGCCTCCACGACCGCAATCACCGAGTCGCGCGCGATTCGCGGCGGATCCACGCGCAAAAGACCGTTCACCGTC includes these proteins:
- the f1pep1 gene encoding Prolyl endopeptidase precursor — protein: MRRFVRSYSCFVVFALVASLAASLAASPCARAGEAITYPKTKTVDQVDELHGKKIADPYRWLEDLDGADTKNWVEAQNKVTFGYLETIAPRKLIKERLTKLWNYERFGAPFKEGGRYFISKNDGLQNQSVFYTMETLDAEPQLLLDPNTFSKDGTVALSGMAISEDGKHLAYGVSDAGSDWQTWKVMDIASRKDLPDVIKWVKFSGADWTKDGKGFFYSRYDEPKDGNALSKVNYYHKLYYHKLGDPQDKDTLVYKRDDQKEWGFAGGVTEDGRYLIVNIWLGTEQKNRVYYKDLAKADAQVTPLLDDFDAEYDFIDNEGPVFWFKTDLNAPRGRVIAVDTTKPQRENWKELIPEAKETLQGVGVVGEKFFCNYLKDAQTEVRVCGLDGKFIRNVDLPGIGSAGGFGGKRKDKETFYSFTSFSVPGTIYRYDIEKGRSTVFKQPKVDFNPDNYDVKQVFYSSKDGTQVPMFIVHRKGIKLDGNNPTYLYGYGGFNISLTPSFSVSNLVWMEMGGVYAMANLRGGGEYGKAWHDAGRLHNKQNVFDDFIAAAQWLIENKYTRPAKLSIGGGSNGGLLVGACMTQRPELFGAALPAVGVLDMLRFEKFTIGWAWRSDYGTVEKKDDFEYMLTYSPLHNVKKGTKYPATMITTGDHDDRVVPNHSFKFASALQAAHEGDNPVLIRIETRAGHGAGKPTMMIIEEQADRWAFLVKALDMSEAAMQLGTTKMEPANRGSRAD
- the arfB gene encoding Peptidyl-tRNA hydrolase ArfB, whose translation is MLRINAELSIPLRELRFTFSRSSGPGGQNVNKVSTRVTLLFDVASSPSLSDLQRERISRALASRLTQDGILRIDAGEARSQAANREMAVERFTRLLAGALRVRKKRTKTRPTRASVERRLGEKSRRSERKRWRSGRSGDSD
- a CDS encoding putative metallo-hydrolase — protein: MANPVSIHCVTEPSFGENAYIVSCRAGGACWIIDPGLPPSASEIARYVTTNKLTPAAIVLTHAHADHIAGIPEILGQFSGLPVYIANEESKALNDPRENLSADIGIPFSTGVKETLDLPHGGSIELDGSTWHILDTSGHSPGGRSLYCAAAGVVIVGDALFHSSIGRTDFHHSDHDRLIRNIKERLLVLPDETKSYSGHGPVTTIGRERRHNPFVS